Sequence from the Panicum virgatum strain AP13 chromosome 5N, P.virgatum_v5, whole genome shotgun sequence genome:
aaaataataactaaacttaGTATACTATATTTATATGTGGTAGTTGTACTACTTCTTGAGTTTTGATTTCCCTCCGTAaacccacaaaatataattaaactgttcattcatttctaatcttacttttttttcctactaaagtaattaaactatacctactgacacaaaaaaaatactaagGAAAAATTATCTGTACCTCTATACTACAATGCTTGAGATTGGCGCGCTCTCAGACACAAAACTACTATGCCCgctttactgtaatttttagatctaactCAATACATCGATCCGATGTTGTTTCGAACATAGTAACAGATAATAtctttctattaatattttaggtCCACGTTTTTGGTACAGGCGCGCGTAGCGCGCCAACCTGCCTAGTCCATAATATAATCTCCGGGGCATCTAAAACTGTATGCAACAAGTGCTAATCTAATTACATCCTCTTATCTAAATACAGGTTGATACTAAGTCCTATAGGCTCACCGATTCCTTTGCGACAAGAACTCCAGCTCCAATAAAAGCTTCAGCTCCAAAACAGAAGGATCCATCCAAGCCATCAAAGGTGTCAAAGAACCTAGGATTGTTTGCCACCTCCAGCCCTGCACTAGAGGCAGCCATTGCGGCAGCAGCCAAAGTAGCTGATGCAGAGGTGAAAGCACATGATGCACATGATCAGATGATGGAGGCAGAAAGGATCCTCAAGATGGCTGAGGAGACGGAGTCTCTCCTCACGATTGCAGCAGAGATCTATGATCGATGTACTTCATCTTCTTCGTTGTCCATCATATGTTGCCTTTCACTAtgacttctctcttttttttttgtttcttccgtCATCTGACTTCGTGCTGATGGTTCAGGTTCAAGGGGAGAGATAACCACATTAAATCCGGCGCAAAGGGAGGCCTGAAACCTACCGGAGACCTCTGTTCTCATGTACATGGATAGGTTGTCCTGGATTATCTGCCCATATTGCTCCTGTGTTGTATAATTTAAGTGTTTGTGCTGTACTTGGGATATCGGGTTAAACTAAATGACACCAGTGCACTGCCTGACATCAATCTTTTAATGATTTGTAGAGATGTAGTCGCATCTTGCCATGCCTGCGTCACTTCATACAGTGATCGTGAATCTTGATGGcactttgttttttgttttttttttgttgacatGATCAGAGGACAGGGAACGAAGTAAATTATACTGAGAATCTTTATAGAAAAGGGTACCAATGAATTAGGGCAGGAAGGCAAGGTTTTCCTTGTTTATCATAAACTATACAAACTGTGCCGCGAATCACTTGTATCTTTCACTTCGACAATGTTGTGCGCTGTTTAACCCTTGTTCCACACGATTGTGGGAATTTTTCTTTCACTGATGCTTAACCTGAAATCTGTGACATGGTTGATGTCCTTTGCCAAAAGAAAGCTCCTATAAAGCAGATTCGCCAATTACTGCCTTGTGCCCTGCAATTTGCTTTTATACGTTAGTTTCGACTTTCGTGTTACTTAGGAATATGTGCTAGGACTGGCGTATAACTCGAATGTGTGTTTGTTTGGATGGGCTAAAGTTAAGTGATAAACTTTAGCTTCTATTATCACTTATCCTTTTGTtaaagtttttgaattttgatgaAAGTTTAGTCTATCCCATTAGCACTTCCATTTGGGTAGAACAGTTGGATAGAACAGTTCTAAACCTTAACACTTTAGGACATTAGTACATGGATAAAAACTCCCTATAAATGGATCTGGATATTTCTTGCTATAAGGAAGTCCCGGTTCGCTATTAAAAATCTGGTGTCTGAACAGCGTAAATCAGTGTTTTTATGAGCGATctttctctcaaaaaaaaatcatcgacACATATGCAAAGTTACCGGTTAAAATGTTACGGTACGATATTTTAATTACGTACATCTTCATTGCCGTAGTTAACAAAGTGCTTTACAGCTTTGGTGACGCTGAAGGCTCTACTAGGAAAAGAAAATATATTAAAACGCCTCTTTTGGCTGGGCTTTGCTAATTCCTACGCTGACGAGGGACGGAGCCACGGAGGGAGGAGCCCACGAGGCGAGATCTGCCCACTGCCCCTCGCGTTCCCCTCTCCCCTGCGTCGTCGTCTCTTCTCCCCCCAAATCCCCCGAACCCTACCGCCGATCCGGGCCCAgatcgccatggccgcccccAACAGCAACGATGCAGCCAacgccagcgccagcgccagcggcaccgcccccgccggcgaggaggacaCCTCCATCGAGGCGCTGGCGCGGCGCGTGCAGGAGCATATGACCCTCGCCTCCAaccccaccgcccgccgccacaAGTTCTGGGAGACTCAGCCCGTCGGCCAGTtccgcgacgccgccgacaCGTCGCTCCCGGATGGCCCCATCGagccgccgacgccgctctcCGAGGTGCGCGCCGACCCCTACCCGCTCCCCGCCGCCTTCGAGTGGCTCACCTGCGATCTCGACGACGACGCGCTCCTCGCCGACCTCTACTCGCTGCTCGCCCACAACTACGTTGAGGACGACGAGAACATGTTCCGCTTCAACTACTCCCCGGCCTTCCTCCGCTGGGCGCTCAAGCCGCCATCCTTCTTCCGCGCCTGGCACATCGGCGTCCGCGCCAAGGAGTCGAAGAAGCTCGTCGCCTTCATATCGGGCGTTCCCGCGCGCATCCGCGCCCGCGATGACGTCGTCCGCATGGCCGAGATCAACTTCCTCTGCGTCCACAAGAAGCTTCGATCCAAGCGCCTCGCACCCGTCCTCATCCGCGAGGTCACCCGCCGCGTCCACCAGGAGAACATCTGGCAGGCTGCATACACCGCAGGGGTCGTCCTCCCAACCCccatcaccacctgccgctACTGGCACCGATCCCTCAACCCTAAGAAGCTCATCGATGTTGGGTTTTCTCGCCTTGGTCCGCGCATGACCATGAGCCGCACTGTCCGGCTCTACAAGCTGCCTGATGCGCCGCTCACCCCTGGATTCCGCCGGATGGAGCTCCGGGATGTTGCTGCTGTCACAAGGCTGCTGAGGGCCTACCTTGCAAAGTTTGTGGTGGCGCCTGATTTCGATGAGGTGGATGTGGAGCACTGGCTGCTGCCGCAGGAGGATGTGGTGGACAGCTACCTTGTTGAGAGCCCTGAGACGCATGAGGTCACAGATTTCTGCAGCTTTTACACGCTGCCGTCATCTGTGCTGAACAATGCTAACTATGCGACgctcaaggctgcatactcgtATTACAATGTTTCCACCAAAACCCCATTGCAGCAGCTGATGAACGACGCGCTAATTGTTGCCAAGCAGAAGAACTATGATGTGTTCAATGCTCTTGATGTCATGGAGAATGAGCCATTCCTCAAGGAGCTCAAGTTTGGTCCTGGAGATGGGCAGCTCCACTATTACCTCTACAACTACCGGATTCGCAATGGCATCAAGCCTTCAGAGCTTGGCCTTGTACTGCTATAGGCAGTCCAATCAGGACAGTCCTCAGTTTACACCTGTACTTCACAGCAGGTACTCCTTGTGTTACTGGTTTAGTATGTGTGTTTTGTGATTGCAATACCCAGGTGATGATTTATGGTCCTCTGCATGCTGTAGGTTGTTCACTGTGCAATCTGGTGGTTTCTCATTTTGTTTATCGGGGTAGTGATTCTCCTTGATATGATTGCCATGGCCATTGATGGGAGTCCAAGATGATTTGCAAACGAGGAGTCTTGAATTAGAAATCCTTTTCTTCATTTAAGATTATTGTTTCCCATTAGTGACATTTTGTGTGCGTGGTCGAAATATGTATGATGGCACTGAGTTTACCAAGAAATTTTGATAGAACTTGTGATATCGATGTCATTCATATGCTGTGTTGTTATGGTTGCCCATGTATATGTCTTGATGCCCCTGTTCTTTCAACGCTGCCCCTAATTTTGATTATTTTCGTTTTGGTTTTTGATGTTTTGTGAGTAATATGCTTTGTCCACATTGTGCACTACCAGAAACGGACCAACTGTGGCCTGTGGAATGTCATAACTCATTTGCCCTCTAGGTTGCGACTTGTTTCCAACAGTAATACTCAATACCTCATTGGTTGCAGCACCGAGGCACTTTTCCAACTTAGTTTGCTGTATCCTCTTTCTACAAATTGGTGTTCTAGCTTTCTCAGTTTGGAGTGGTATCATCGTCTTGTGGTGGGCATGAATGCTTTGGGATAATATTAGCTGGTCATACTTGTACCCATGTCCAGCTAGATGGCCTACCTAACTATTCTACTTCTGAACTTTGCATGCAACAGTCGCTTGAAGTTGCAAAGCATTCTCTTGTGTGGAATTGTAGCTCCATTTCATTGTCACAAGCTCACAATAGTTCATAAAAAACCCAGAACTTTATTTGCTGCATACTTGTACAATTCTAGTTATGATTTGTGATTGGCCTTTGATGCACTGCATTGTCAAGCTGACTATATAATTATAAATGCAGTtagatatataatttttaaGTGACGATCTTCAAATCCGTGTGACGTTTTTTCTGCTTAATATGATGTCTTTGTACGGAAACTTATGTGCTTAGCGACCTGTTTTACCTGCGTTTTAAGACTTCATGGTGATTCAGGAAGCAAAGCCTGAAAAACAGTAGGCCCGTTCTGAATTCATCATGATCCAATTTGTGTGCTAGAACATCAGATAATACTGGACATATCCTGCAGCACACTTACAAAACGTCAGCATCAGTTCTGTAACCTGCTGGGAACAGCTCTTGCAAGGTGGTCGTGATTTTATATGGATTTGAGGATTGTCAACTTGGCCACTTGGGGTAGCTTCCAGGGATTCCTCGTTTGGTACGCGTAGCTATGGCTGTGTTACCCTTGTCAGCTAATTGTTCACGGAAATTCTCCCTTGACAGTTTGTGTCAAGTGATCTCCGTTACCCCGGCGTCAAAGATGATGTTGATTTTACTTGTTTTTCGTTTGTTCAATCCCAGTGGCTTGTTTGGTTAGCTCTTACTGATCCGCCATTGCGAAGTGTCTTGCTACTTCCTCTGCGCGTGTCGCATGACTCAACACAACACGTATTGAGTCACTGGATTCGTTGAAATCATTGACCAGATTCGCCAGAATTCGAGAAATACGAAATGTTGGGCTAAAATCTGCCAAGCGGCCCCTTCCAAATCCCGAAAGCCCAAAATTTAAGCCCAGGCAGTGGAAACTGTACTGTATCTGTATGCGATAGAACATGGGGGAGAATATACTCGAGCCGCGAACTTCGCCGTCCCGTCCCGCTCCCGCACACGCGACCCGCCACCAGCAGCAACGAGCCAACGAGCCACACCCCCAACAGCGGCGCGCGGCAGCAGCTGCAAGCACGGTGCACGGGCGCGCGGCCGAGAAAAGCGCAGCCCTGCCACGACAGGGTTcccttaccggtgggaaccggtccggttcaaaccgaaccggtccggtttcggtttgggccggtaccaaaccggtacaaattcaaaattcaaatttgaattcaaaaaaaataaaaaattcctaaaaaattcctaaaaatattttaaggtgcgacgaatctaatggtgtcaaattttctcaaaaattcattcgtttaacatacttttcaagcatttaaatttaaaacaaaaaagaaaaagaaaaaatgagacggcccattaaggcccacttgataaaccggtctaaccagccggtaaatcggtcaaaccggccggcaaaccggtctaaccggctggTATACTGGttgcacatgcgattttaaatttggatttgaattcaaaccggccggtaaaccggtctaaccgaccggtataccggtacgaaccgattgaactgagttttttaaattcaaatttaaatttaaccggtttctaccgtaaccggtcaaaccgatccGGTTTACTAGAATCGGAGTGCTCCGGTTTGGGGTTAGAAAAAAAACCCTGGCCACGACTCggccacctccctccctccctcgtggTCTTGCTCCTGCTTCTCCACACCTCCAAAAAGTCTAGTAAAATAGAAGGGAGGCGACCCCCAATCCCTCCCCCAGACGCACGGCGCACGGAGGCgtcggatcggatcggatcggcgccggcgggggcgagaTGTGGGAGTCGGTGGCGCTGACGCTGGCGGGCACCGCCGGCAACAACATCGGCAAGGTCCTCCAGAAGAAGGGCACCCtcatcctccctcccctctccctcaAGCTCAAGGTATTCGCCCCCGCCCCCTTCCTCCGCCAGACTGCTTTCGCTCCAGATCGCGCCGCCGGGCCCCTTACGAACCGTGGCGTTCCTTTCCCTGTCCGTGCGCGCAGGTGGTCAAGGCGTACGCGTTTAACCAGCTCTGGATCAGCGGGTTCCTCATGGACATGTGCGGCGCCGCGCTCATGCTCATCGCGCTCTCCCAGGCCCCGGTACGTCTGCCGCTGTTCCTGTGCGCCCTTATTATGAGGCCGCCCTCCGAGCGGTTCGATTGCTTGTGCTGCCTCGCTGACCGCATTGCATTGCAGGTCTCCGTCGTGCAGCCCATTGCCGGCTGCGGGCTCGCGATACTCTGCGTCTTCTCCCACTTTTACCTCAAGGAGGTCATGAATGGACTCGATTGGGTTGCCATCACGCTAGCTGGTCTCGGCACCGTAGGTGAGATATTCACAACTTGGAACCTTTGCAATTTGTGCTAGTACAAATGGAATTCAAGCAGACCTTTATAGGCTCCAATGCTCCATGATGGTTTCACTGGATGGTGTTTATGGGTTTGGTTGATTGTGTGTTCTCTTGCTTCAGGAGTTGGTGTTGGAGGTGAGGAACAGAAAGTT
This genomic interval carries:
- the LOC120675339 gene encoding glycylpeptide N-tetradecanoyltransferase 1 — protein: MAAPNSNDAANASASASGTAPAGEEDTSIEALARRVQEHMTLASNPTARRHKFWETQPVGQFRDAADTSLPDGPIEPPTPLSEVRADPYPLPAAFEWLTCDLDDDALLADLYSLLAHNYVEDDENMFRFNYSPAFLRWALKPPSFFRAWHIGVRAKESKKLVAFISGVPARIRARDDVVRMAEINFLCVHKKLRSKRLAPVLIREVTRRVHQENIWQAAYTAGVVLPTPITTCRYWHRSLNPKKLIDVGFSRLGPRMTMSRTVRLYKLPDAPLTPGFRRMELRDVAAVTRLLRAYLAKFVVAPDFDEVDVEHWLLPQEDVVDSYLVESPETHEVTDFCSFYTLPSSVLNNANYATLKAAYSYYNVSTKTPLQQLMNDALIVAKQKNYDVFNALDVMENEPFLKELKFGPGDGQLHYYLYNYRIRNGIKPSELGLVLL